A portion of the Sabethes cyaneus chromosome 3, idSabCyanKW18_F2, whole genome shotgun sequence genome contains these proteins:
- the LOC128743876 gene encoding ras-like protein family member 10B gives MQGPLKVAFLGASGVGRTSILQQFFKHDFPKSHVRTSRRTVYRSCLVCDTCIRELMVIDVPPQRRFPVDNLAEWNNGHPLGLRTVHTYVLVYDMGNLETFQYCRSMRDQILESFCHRDFKIMVVGNKVDLVSETIPHTQELKDISTLVRKHWRCGYVECSAKYNYKIGDIFKELMGYPVGGTAAKLEFSQSIRSKNKCTIL, from the exons ATGCAAGGCCCCCTCAAGGTGGCATTCCTGGGGGCCTCCGGCGTTGGACGTACCAGCATATTGCAG CAATTTTTCAAGCATGACTTCCCGAAAAGTCACGTCCGCACCAGCCGGCGCACGGTGTACCGCAGCTGTCTGGTGTGCGACACCTGCATCCGTGAGCTGATGGTGATCGATGTGCCGCCGCAGAGGCGCTTTCCGGTCGACAATCTCGCCGAGTGGAACAACGGGCACCCGCTGGGGCTGCGAACTGTGCACACCTACGTGCTGGTGTACGACATGGGCAATCTCGAAACGTTCCAG TACTGTCGCAGCATGCGTGATCAAATACTAGAGAGCTTCTGTCATCGTGATTTCAAAATTATGGTTGTGGGCAACAAAGTCGATCTGGTATCGGAAACTATTCCACACACTCAG GAATTAAAGGACATTTCCACTTTGGTTAGGAAACACTGGCGCTGTGGCTATGTCGAATGTTCCGCGAA GTACAACTACAAAATCGGTGACATTTTCAAAGAACTGATGGGTTATCCGGTGGGTGGAACAGCTGCTAAGCTAGAATTTTCCCAGTCGATTAGAAGCAAAAACAAATGCACAATTCTCTAG